CACATTTGTGCAGGTTGTTCAAAGAAGGTGAAAATATCGCCGAAACCTAAATTAGTTTTGTGATGATGCAACCAGTGTCTCTCAGGAGTGGTAATAAATAGAATTTGACATAAGATATTTACAGGCTTAGGAGTTTGCCAACCTAGTACACTTATGTGTCTCCACCATACATGAAACTGACCAAGCAGTAATCCAGAGATAACGCCAATGGGAGAGAAAGACCACAAGACTACTGCTATAAGTACATAAGGTAAAGCTCCCAAGATACCATCTAAAAGAACCTGGGGATTAAAAGTCAAAATAGCATAGTGGCGGAAGTCCTTCTTCCAGGAGTGGTGTGTTTTTAAATGAAGGCTACCAAAAACGTGCTCGGGTACGTGATAAAAGAATGTAGATAGAAAATCGCCAAAAAACAGTAATAACCAAGCAACAGCGATAGCCTCAAGCATTTGTACTCCTCAAGAATAGTTAATAAAACTCCACAGAAAATATGCAAATGTCATTCTGTGGGCGTAAACACCTAGTTTTCCGCCACTAAAGCAGCATCTGTGCATCTTATGTGTCTACACTCCAGCTAATTTTGCTCAGAGTATATGTAATTGGTTTAGTTGCAGTTTCTATGAATCTCCAATCCTTAATGCAGTAATCAGCAACTCCTAAGAACCTCCAATTTGACTTTTAACTCTGGGTTAATGGCATTAATACATCTAAAACCCGATAGCAATACAGTATTTTGCCATAGTTACTACACAATCTTCTTACTAAGGCATACAGCGTAAGCAAAGGTTGAGTTAAACTTAGTACAAATTTAGGTTAAGGCTTTCTACAATATTGTTAATTCTAAATTAATTGCAATCAATCTTCAATTATGACTCTATTTAGAATGATATAAATAGATATTATGCCAATATTAATTAAGTTATTGAGGTGAATAAAGTAGGTTTATAGTTTAATTGAAACACCGTAAAATTTTGATCGTCTAGAATTAACTAGATACCATATATATTTTCTTTAAATCGAGTAAAAATATTGCTCTCAACCTACACTTTCAATGATGAATTAAGATTGAAAAGACAGAAATACTTTTAGAATTTATCTTTATTTGCCAAGTCCGTTTGGATTCCCTTACTCTTAACCATTTGCTCGCTCTTATTGTAGATTGTAGATACTGGCGACTTTATGGTCAGCTTTGTCGTAGTTGCTGCTTTGCATAGTTTGCTACGCGCAGCGAATGGGTAGGCATTAGACTACAGCCTAAGCAGCGATAAAAAATTAAATGAATGGTAGAGTACCAAATATTGATTATTCCTTTATCATTTATAAACAAGTTAGTAAATCAGTAAAGCACACCTGCAATATTTATTTACAACGTGTCCTATTAAAAGGGTATCTCAGTATATCCAAAATTTAGGTTACTTTCCAGTTGGAAGGTAAAATCAGGATTTTAAGTTATGATTACACGATTTATCTATTTCAGTATGAACAAAAAATGGGCGGTCAAGCGAATCACTATAAACCTGGCATCAAATGAAGCCAAAAACCTTGAAAAATATTGTGAACAGACAGGTAGACCGAGCAACGGATGTAATTAGAGAACTTATTCGAGCCTTGCCACTGACGAAATAAAAGTATATTTGCGAACTATTTTACCTTGGTTTATTTTCAAGATATAAGTATTAAAATTTGGTTTAATTGGAGGTCTTAAATTCAGAGTTAGTAATTTTTTGTGATGATTGAGAGGAACGTAAAAATTTAGTTTCTGGCGTGCTGCGCTCATTTACGGCGGGCACAGCGCGCCAAAAAGAAGATGACACAATCGCTATTATTCAGTTGCACAATCAGGAGTGAGAGAATATTTTTTTGGTTCGGTCACTATCCTTATTCTCTATTGAGTTAGCAAATATACAGTTGTTAGGATCTAATCTATGATTACTGCTCTTGCAATTACTCACGTCAGAGTCAAATTGAAAACCTTTGTCCAAATTTGTAATACCTTCTACTTCAGCCATAACTCTTCTGGACTGGCGCTTTTCAGACTTAGCGTCAACGTCCAGCGAGCTCAAGGCAAAGCTTGAATGAGTTCTCGAATCACGTCTATTGCTAGTTTGCCTGCCTGTTCACAATACTTTTCAAGGTTTTGGGCTTCATCTGATGTCAAATTGATAGTAATTCGCTTAATCGCTCTTTTTTGACTGGAGGTTGTCAAACGGGGAAATTTAAGTGCAGCAGTTTTATTCATTGATTGATAAGCTAGATATATACAAACTTTCCTTATCAAGATTGCCAATTCTGAGCTGTCTTTACCAGTGAAAATCGAGATTTTGAGATTGAACTTAAGCTTTACTCCCCAAAAATATTACGGTGAATACGCAGTATNNNATAACTATTACNATACGTAATAATTCTCCCGTTAGCAAGTGCAATAAAGAAACTTTCGGCNNNAAAGATGATGTTAGCAATGCCCTAGAGTCCAGANNNTCTGTTGAGCAAGCGGCGTTGAATTACCGAGATGAGTGGATGCCAAAGGTGGTAAGAGGCAGGAGGAAAAGACATTTTCATTGTTCCTTGNNNGCCCAGCTGATGAAGTCTCTTGCAAAAGTGCTTTTGCAAGAGAGGGGTAAAGGGNNNAGGGTAAAGGGGAAGGGGACAATACAGAACCTTTTCTTTTCCCCTTCCTCCCGCCCCTTATCCCCAGAGGGAACCCCACCTTCCCCTTTTCGCAACTTATGTAAGAAGTCTACTGAATATTTTGGTAATATAACTGTTTTAAATCCTCTACAACATGACATTATTCGTTTGTTATGGCTATTACTCCATATCTATAGCAACCTAGTAGATAATTCCTTTTAATAAAAAGTGATTAAACAAACAGTGAGTTAATACATGACTTTACAGAATTGGAGACGTAAGCGTGGCGTTGCACTTACTACTAAGGGTTTACAAAAAATTAAAGAAGCAAAGCATCAGTCAGAAGCAAAAGAAAATTTTGGAAATCGGTATACTCTTGAAGAAATGAGTGTACGTTCTGGTTTATATTCCGCCACCATCTCGAAAGTATTGAATCGGGAAGGAGGAGTTGACAAACAGACTATTGAGAAGCTTTTTTCAGTTTTTAACTTAAAAATAGATAAAAGTGACTATTCAAGCTCAAATACTCGTCTAGATTGGGGAGAAGCTATCTTTAACTCAACTTTTTACGGGCGTATAGAAGAACTGATTACACTAGAGCAATGGATTCTCAATGAACACTGCCAATTGGTTGCACTATTGGGAATAGGAGGTATTGGAAAAACAGCACTGTCTGTAAAGTTTGCGCAAAAAATTCAGGACAACTTTGAGTATGTGATCTGGCGATCGCTGCGAGAAGCACCGCCTGTTAAAATTATCGTGGGTAACTTAATCCAATTTCTATCTGACGAACAGGAAACAGAAAGTAACTTACCAGAAAGTTTTAGCGATCGCGTATCGCGACTACTCTATTATTTACAAAATAATCGCTGTTTAGTGATCCTTGATAATGCAGAATCAATTCTCCGCAGTGGTAGCCGCGCCGGACTTTATCGAGAAGGATATGAAGAATATGGTGAGCTTTTAAGACGGGTAGGAGAAGCTACTCACCAA
This portion of the Nostoc sp. GT001 genome encodes:
- a CDS encoding CopG family transcriptional regulator, which produces MNKTAALKFPRLTTSSQKRAIKRITINLTSDEAQNLEKYCEQAGKLAIDVIRELIQALP
- a CDS encoding fatty acid hydroxylase, with product MLEAIAVAWLLLFFGDFLSTFFYHVPEHVFGSLHLKTHHSWKKDFRHYAILTFNPQVLLDGILGALPYVLIAVVLWSFSPIGVISGLLLGQFHVWWRHISVLGWQTPKPVNILCQILFITTPERHWLHHHKTNLGFGDIFTFFEQPAQMWLCWLRLLRLRFRDYRI